TGAACCCTTTGGCAGCTAAAGATCTAGGGCTTTCCCAGGGGGATAGGGTAATTGTCGAATCCCCATGGGGTAGTGTGCAGTTGCAGGTCGAGCTCACAGAAGGAATCAGACCAGACTGCGTAGGCTTGGCCCACGGTTTTGGATCCACGGTCGGCAGGGTAGCCACCGCAGGTAAAGGTGTGGCTAGCAATATCTTGATACCGGATGCAGGCGCCACTCTGCAATGGCAGGACGTCATCGGAGGCGAATCGCATGTGTCCACGCGCGTTCGCGTTGTGAAGTAAGGGAGGGTACCATGAAACAACTGAGCATGATGATAGATATGAATCTTTGTATCGGCTGCCGCACCTGCATAGTTGCCTGCAGGAACTATCATGAGATTGTAGATCATTCAACGGCCATGCCTAATGAAATGCCGTATTATCTGAGAGTTGAAAGTCGGAGTGAGGGCAGCTACCCCAATCTGGCTGTCGATGTCTGGGTAGTTTCCTGTCAACAATGCAGCGACCCTCAATGTGTGACAGCATGCCCTGAAGGTGCGATCAGTAAAGATCCTGAGACCGGCATAGTGCGAGTTGATAGGGATATCTGTAACGGCTGCAACGCTTTCGGTGCTGTTGTGAGTGTTGAAAAAGAGCGCACATCACCCTGCAAGGCTGCCTGTCCAGCTCATATGAATGTGCAAGCATATGTATGGTTGGTTGCGAGGGGCAAGTTCCAGGAAGCCTTGAAAGTTATGAAAGAAGACAATCCATTGCCTGCTATTTGCGGCAGGGTCTGCGACCATCCCTGTGAGTCACAATGCAGTCGAGGAGGGATTGATCAACCTGTAGCAATCAATGCGATCAAGAGGTTTGTGGCCGATTTGGATCTCAATGCCGATACCCGCTATGTTCCGGAGATCAAAGTCAAAAAAGAGGATAAAGTGGCGATTATCGGTTCGGGACCTGCTGGTCTGAGCTGTGCCTATTTTCTTGCTCGAGAAGGTTATCAGGTAACGCTCTTTGAGAAGGAGGAAATCCTCGGTGGCATGCTGACTCTTGGAATTCCGGCGTACCGACTTCCCCGCGATCTTATAGATGCGGAAATCCAGGTCATTCGAGATATGGGTGTCATCATGAAAACAGGCGTAACTCTTGGTGAGGATGTGACTATAGAACAATTACGTCGGAAAGGGTTTAAAGCTTTTTTCATTGGAATCGGTGCCCAGCAATGCAAGAGCATGAATGTTGAGGGGGAGGATCTAGAAGGAGTCTATCCAGTCCTGGATTTCCTGGGGAAAGTCAATCGCGGAGAAGCGGTTACCCTGGGAAGACGGGTGGCCGTCATTGGTGGCGGTGATGCTGCCCTGGATGCTGTGAGATCGGCCAAACGGTTGGGAAGTTCTGAAGCATTTCTAATATACCGGCGC
This DNA window, taken from Deltaproteobacteria bacterium, encodes the following:
- a CDS encoding FAD-dependent oxidoreductase yields the protein MKQLSMMIDMNLCIGCRTCIVACRNYHEIVDHSTAMPNEMPYYLRVESRSEGSYPNLAVDVWVVSCQQCSDPQCVTACPEGAISKDPETGIVRVDRDICNGCNAFGAVVSVEKERTSPCKAACPAHMNVQAYVWLVARGKFQEALKVMKEDNPLPAICGRVCDHPCESQCSRGGIDQPVAINAIKRFVADLDLNADTRYVPEIKVKKEDKVAIIGSGPAGLSCAYFLAREGYQVTLFEKEEILGGMLTLGIPAYRLPRDLIDAEIQVIRDMGVIMKTGVTLGEDVTIEQLRRKGFKAFFIGIGAQQCKSMNVEGEDLEGVYPVLDFLGKVNRGEAVTLGRRVAVIGGGDAALDAVRSAKRLGSSEAFLIYRRTVEEMPATAEAIRECQAEDIAVKTLTQPVRFLGKNGRVKEIECIRMRLGEPDETGRSKPEPMPGTEFNIGVDAVIVALGQETDWACLTPECACQLTDWGTMQIDPLTFQSDDPDIFAAGDAVTGPRTVIEAIAGGKEAAISIDRFIRGVDLREGRDKELSVVTEVPKEKYHPGQRAQMPELKPEARISNFEEVQLGLSEEMAVEEAKRCLACGCACIQACPYEVIQFDQKAEKTHKCDLCFDRIHLGEVPVCVDVCLTDAIEFGEYELLKQFAVGQGRSIVENLSKESLIYIK